The DNA sequence TTGATTACGTAGAAGCAATTGCAATTGATGATACTATCGATCACAGCAACTATGTCATTCCAAAGGATATCGATATTCTTGACCTCAATAATCTCAATATGATTCTAAAATGGATCAAAAAACACGCCAAGGCAATCTAAGGAAATATAATGTTGCGTATATTTGAAACCATTGAGCAGTGCGCCCTAAAGATAGATCACATCATTAAAACGGAAGATCTTGGATACTACAATACAGAAAATGCTTCTGGCGAAGAGCAGCTTAAACTTGATGTTAAAAGTGACCACATCATTGAAGAGGCCTTCAAAAGTATCTCTTTGGTCAAGTCTCTTGTAAGTGAAGAGAAGGAGGGGGAATTGCTGCTACATGAAGATGGCAAGTATACTATCTGCTACGATCCACTTGATGGATCCTCTCTTGTAGATGTAAACCTTTCGGTTGGTTCTATTTTTGGTATCTATGAAGGAGAGCTTAAGGCAAAGAACCTTGTTGCATCTGCCTATATTGTTTATGGTCCTCGTATAGAGATTATGCATGCTGTCAAAGGCGAATACCCCAAACACTACCGAGCACAAAATGGCTCTTTCAATCTTGTTTGCAAAGAAGTCATACTCAATGAAAAAGGTAAACTCAATGCACCCGGTGGTACACAGCAAAACTGGTCCAATTGCCATAAAAGCTTTGTTGATGGTCTGTTTTCTGAAGGTTATAGGCTACGCTACTCTGGTGGTATGGTACCCGATCTACACCAGATTCTACTCAAGGGAGGTGGTATCTTCTCTTACCCTGATACATCAGATAAACCACATGGTAAATTGCGACAACTCTTTGAAGTAATTCCTTTTGCCTTCATCTACGAACAAGCAGGTGGTCAAGCAGTTGACAACAAAGGCAGACGCCTTATGGAACTTGTGCCTACTCATCCACATGATACCAGCCCATGTTTTTTTGGATCAACGTATGAAATAGAAAAACTTAAAGAGGTTTATGGGGTAAAATTCTAATGGCACAAGAGAGAACTGATGAATGGGCTATTGCCCTACAGGAAAAAAAGCGTGAACTGCAAAAGTGTCAGCAAGAGCATAAAATTTCCAGTTGCCTTAAGTGCGAAAAACTACTTGCATGTGAACTGCGCAATGCCTATGTCAAATCTGTCTACAACAGTATGAACAAAGGTACAAGTGGTGGGTTTGAATTCTAAATATATGTTTCTATTAACTTTATTTTTCTTTCACGACACATCTTCTTTTTGATGTAGTACTCTCGTTTTGAAGCGCTGCTTCTATCCTTAAATACTTCACTATAGACTAGTTTTACGGGGCGTCTACTGCGAGTATATTTTGCCCCCTTATTGGAGTGATTATGCTCTTTGACACGACGCTCAAGGTTTGTAGTAATACCAGTATAGAGTGTCTCATCAGTACACTCAAGCATATAGACATAATACATACTGTTAGTTTACCCTCTCTACAGCACAATTTGGCTAAAATATTTTCTAATTTATAAACTCATTTGTTTAAGGATACTGCCATGCCATCTTGTCACAAAGCTTATATTACCACCCCCATCTATTATGTCAACGATATTGCCCATATTGGTCACGCTTATACAACTATTATTGCAGATACTCTTGCACGTTATTCACGTATGAGTGGTCTTGAAACTTTTTTTCTCACCGGTACTGACGAACATGGACAGAAAATCGAAGAGTCTGCTAAAGCCAAAGGGAAAAGTGCACAAGTGTATGCCGATGAGATATCTGCAACCTTTAAAAATCTCTGGGATACCTTTGATATCAGTTATGATAAGTTTATTCGTACGACTGATAAAGATCATATAAAAGGTGTGCAGAAAGTATTTAAAGTCATGTATGATAACGGTGACATCTACAAAGATGTCTATAAGGGGCACTACTGCATCTCTTGTGAAACTTTCTTTCCTGAAATTCAACTTGTTGATGGTGAATTTTGTCCCGAATGTGGCAAATCAACTACTGTCGTTGAAGAGGAGAGCTACTTTTTTAAACTCTCTAAATATGAAGATAAACTATTAAAGTGGTATAACGAGCATCCAGAATGTATTCTTCCACGCAGTAAACGCAACGAGGTTATCCGTTTTGTAGAAGGGGGGCTTGAGGACCTCTCTATTACCCGTACTAGCTTTGACTGGGGCGTTAAGTTACCTACAGAACTTAATGATCCAAAACATGTAATGTATGTTTGGCTTGATGCACTTATGAACTATGTTACTGCTCTTGGCTATGGTACCCATGAAGAAAATATGGATTTTTGGCCTGCACGTGTACAGGTTATTGGTAAAGATATTCTCCGTTTTCATGCCATCTATTGGCCAGCTTTCTTGATGAGCCTTGGACTGGAACTACCTAAACATATTGCGGCACATGGTTGGTGGACACGCGATGGGGAGAAAATGAGCAAATCTAAAGGTAATGTTATCGATCCCAAAGAGGTGGCAGATGCTTATGGGCTAGACAACTTCCGCTATTTCATGCTCAGAGAGGTACCTTTTGGTGGTGATGGAGACTTTAGTCAAAAGGCACTTATTGACCGTATTAATTCTGACTTAGGGAATGATCTTGGAAACCTACTTAATCGTCTTATTGGTATGAGCGGAAAGTACTTTGAGGGAGTAGTAGACTCCTCTCATGTTACCAAATACTATGAAGCAGAACTTCATGAAGTGGAAGTCTCACTCAATAAACTTGAACCACTACTTTTTGAAATGCAAATACACCGATATCTCGAAGAGCTCTGGAGACCATTAACCGTGGCAAACAAAGCTATTGATAAATATCAACCATGGACAATGATGAAAGAAGGAAAGGAGGAGGAAGCAATGGCACTTAATGGGCTCATTGCCAATATACTTTCCCAAGTTTCAATTATGCTCTATCCTGTGATGCCACAGGTTTGCCCTAAAATTGCTACAGCACTTGGCTTCACTATCGACCACAACAGTTGGCAACAGTACATCAAAAATAGACAGCTATTAGAGACATTTACCATAGAGAAGATTCCACCGCTCTTCCCCCGCATAGAAGAGCTACGGCTTAAACAAACAACACCAGAAGATACATCCGTCATCCCAGTATCTGAGAAAAAAGAGAAGAAACAGGAAACACAAAAAGAGGAAGGTGTAGCCCTCATTGGTATTGATCAATTTTTTCAAACCTCCCTAAAAATTGGTACAGTTATAAAAGCAGAAGAGGTGCCAAAAAGTAAAAAACTACTCCTATTGCAAGTGGATCTAGGTGAAGAGAATCCTAGACAAATTGTTGCGGGCATCAAAGAGTGGTACTCGGCTGAGGAGATTCTCAATACACAAGTCTGTGTAGTTGCCAACCTCAAACCTGCAAAACTCATGGGAATGATCAGCGAAGGAATGCTACTTGCCGCTAAAGATGAAGATGGTCTATGTATGATTCGTCCTGAAAAGTTGAAAAAATCTGGCACATCTATAGGATGAGCATGAAAATAGAAGATATCGTTAACCTTACAGAAGGTCAGTTGGTCAACTCGCCTAAGGTTGGTACCATTGAAGCAGCAACTGTCTATGCCTCCAAGATTGATCAAGGAGACCTCTTCTTCTCCTCTTCTCAAGAGGAGATAGATAAGGCACTTGAAAATGGTGCTTATGCCATCGTTTATGATAATGATAAAATACTTAAAAAAGACGAAGAGATTGCGTGGATAAAAGTAAGTAGTGTACAGCTAGCAGCATTTAAACTTATCCGCTACGTTGTACTCAAAAAAGAGGCAAAGTTTTATTATCTTTTAGAACATGAGATGAGTTTTTTAAAGATGATTCTCACCCACAAAGGGGGCATCGCTTTCATTACCAATGATTGGCGCAAAGCCTTTGAGAAGATACTCAACTCTGACAATACCCTGTTCGTAGGTACCGATAAAACATTACTACATATGATTAAACCTGATATACCGTATTTAAACAGAGAAGTTGAAGGATACCCCATCTCCGATACACTCTTTCGAACAACTTTTAAAGTCAATGGCTTTATCTACCAAGAAAAAAAGATGATTCCCTTTCACTTGGAGTATCTACTGCGAGTAGTACGTTTTTGCAATACTCACGAACTACCCTACTCAATTGATCGTATCAGATACACCAAACACTTTATTCCTACACATATTGATGGAAATCTAAATCATACTAAGTCTAGCAGAAGCGATAAGGTTGCTATCTTTGTTGATAACTTACCCGATATTGAGAAGGCGCGCGAATATGTTAAATGCTCCAATATGTGGGTTAAAAGTATTGTACTCACCCCCCCTAAGACCAAGGTACCAGGGATAGACCATCCTCACTGGTTTGAGGACGAAGAAGAGGTACGTGAGCTACTCAAGAGTATGCATTTTAATTATGCTTTTATTTACAACACCGATAAGCGTATACTCAATACAATAAAAGAGACGTATAGCCTATTTTAAAGGCTTGTCTGCTCTTACTCCTTACTTCCTAAACTACCTTAGTAATTCATACTTCATTGATTCCCAAAATCATTCAATATAGTGCGTATCTGGAGGTCATATCAAAAGGAGGGTAGCTAAAATATCATTTTGATACCCCCATTTCACATACAATCAATTAATTAATATTTAAAGAAGTGTTGTTAGAATACAATAGATACGAAGGGGGGGGGTATAATGAAAATATTTAAAAAAGTTGGAATTGCTTTAGTGATGATGATTGCTTTAGGTTTTAGTGGATGTGGAGACAGCAATACACAAAATGAAAATAATCCATCTGTTGAATATGGTGGAGATACAGAAGGAGATAATGATATATCAAAGTATACAAATGCAGATTGGTTATATCAAAATTATTTTGGAGAGTATGGATTCCCAAATGAATTAAAATGGATGATGCTACCAGAGCTTCAGATGATAGCAAATGGTTTTGCTATGCAGTATGCAAAAGGTGAAGATGTTCAAAAATCAATTTTACACTTAAATACCGCCATGACAACATCGTATTACAGTGGAAAACTTAATTCAATGGCTCAGTCAATGCAAGAAGGGTATCAAGAGGGTTTATATAATGTACATGATGTCAATCAAACCGTATTAAATCATCAAAAGACTACGCGAAAAATAACTGCAGAGACTCAAAAAAATATTAATGAATCAATAAAACGTAAAAAGCAGTATAAAAAAGAACAAGAAGAGTTGGTTAAAAAATATCACTTGCCATACAGCATACCAGATAAAGTAACAAAAACTATTATATATTCTCCAGCAATGAAAGACAGTGGAGGGAAGAGTGGTTTGGTTGATAAGATAAACAAGTATTCTCATGATACAAAATTTAGTGGGTTAGATAAATGGGATTGGTCAAATGCAGATTTCTTTTGGACAAATGGAACTGGTGGTATTGGGCATATGGGGTTAATTGATGCAAGTGATCGTAATGGATTTTGTGTGGTAATTGATTCAATGCCAGGTGTTGGTGTTCAATCTCATTATGGGCTTACTGATTATGCGAACAAAAGTGGAAATAGTGATTGGACCACCATTGAAGGATACGAATATACTGCATGGAGTCCCTCTGACTCAAAAAGAAATGATGTACTCCAATTTGCCTACAGTAGAGTAGGAAAAACGAGTTATAGCTTGCTGGTTAGTAAAAATAATAGAAATAAATCTTATTGTTCAAGTTTCATATGGCAAGCTTTTTACGATAGTGGAGTCAACCTTGATAGTGATGGTGGTTTTTTTGTATGGCCTAGAGACATAACAAATCACTCATCTGTAATGATGTTTAATAGTCAAAATCGATAACCATGAAACATGCATTGGTTTTAATATCATTATTACTCATTGGGCATGCTGCTAAAACTGATACCTCAAAGATAGTACAAAAATGTGAAAATACTTTTGTACTATCTGGATATGGGAATCAAATTATGCTTTTTGAGCATAAAGACAATAGCACAAAGTTTAACCTTTTAAAGATATACCATCAAGGAAATAATGCTTTTTATGATTGTAAAAGAAATATAATCATTGCTTTGCAAAATAAAAAGAGAAGGCTAAAAGAGGGAATTTTAATTTACAACATTAGCAACAATTCACAAAAACTATATGAAACAAATAGTGGATTTAATGGCATTATTGCTAAGTATAAAGATGGATTTATCTATAGCACCAGCAAAACCAAACTAAACAAAGTCAATAATAATCAATTTGGTTATATCCCAAAAAATAAAATATTTTCAAAAAGTTTGATTTTAAATAGCAAAAATAACGAATTGTGGTATCACTATACAGAAGATAGGTTTTTCGACTTAAACAAAAGGAGTGTAATCAAAACCTATCCATTTGGTATGTGGAAAATTTCCGAAATAATCAATCATGACCTATATGTTTATGCTGGAGATTTTTTAAAAATAAACCTAATAAACAAAAAAGCAACAAACCTATGGAGTATTGACCACCATATGTTAAAGCAAAATACAAAAGAGCTAAAATTACCCAAAGCAAGAGTTGGGCTTTTTGTAAATGGTGTCTATTTCATCATAACATCTTCCAAGAGTTGGGATACGGTTACAAATAGGAACAACACAAAAGCAGTCAAATTTAAAAAAGGTGCCATATATCAAATTAAAAATCAAAAACTTTCATTTACAACCCTATTACCTTTTGATGATATTGTTTATGCCAATAGTCCAGATAAAAAGTATTTATATATTTTTACAAAATCTAGAAAAGTAATCAAATACCATATTGAGAAAAATAAAATAGTACAAATATATAAATTGAACATTCATTTAGATCAAAAATTTGAATTAGCAACTGTTGGGTTTACTGATGATAATTTTATCATATCATTTGAAGAGGATAGATACAGAAATGCCTATATCGTATTAGCAAATAAAAATTTTACACATTTTAGCAAACCTTACAATATAAGAATGGGCGGCATAGACATAGCCACTCAAAAAAGTATTCATACAAACCATATGAGGGTGAACAATCTGTGAAAAGAACAGCTGTCTCGTTTAAGTTGTTGCCTATTTTTTGAGGTTATTTTGTCTGGAGATGAAAAATGCAATATTTTACCATTACTTTAGTTTTAAGCGTA is a window from the Sulfurovum sp. genome containing:
- a CDS encoding class 1 fructose-bisphosphatase, with product MLRIFETIEQCALKIDHIIKTEDLGYYNTENASGEEQLKLDVKSDHIIEEAFKSISLVKSLVSEEKEGELLLHEDGKYTICYDPLDGSSLVDVNLSVGSIFGIYEGELKAKNLVASAYIVYGPRIEIMHAVKGEYPKHYRAQNGSFNLVCKEVILNEKGKLNAPGGTQQNWSNCHKSFVDGLFSEGYRLRYSGGMVPDLHQILLKGGGIFSYPDTSDKPHGKLRQLFEVIPFAFIYEQAGGQAVDNKGRRLMELVPTHPHDTSPCFFGSTYEIEKLKEVYGVKF
- a CDS encoding GIY-YIG nuclease family protein gives rise to the protein MYYVYMLECTDETLYTGITTNLERRVKEHNHSNKGAKYTRSRRPVKLVYSEVFKDRSSASKREYYIKKKMCRERKIKLIETYI
- the metG gene encoding methionine--tRNA ligase, producing the protein MPSCHKAYITTPIYYVNDIAHIGHAYTTIIADTLARYSRMSGLETFFLTGTDEHGQKIEESAKAKGKSAQVYADEISATFKNLWDTFDISYDKFIRTTDKDHIKGVQKVFKVMYDNGDIYKDVYKGHYCISCETFFPEIQLVDGEFCPECGKSTTVVEEESYFFKLSKYEDKLLKWYNEHPECILPRSKRNEVIRFVEGGLEDLSITRTSFDWGVKLPTELNDPKHVMYVWLDALMNYVTALGYGTHEENMDFWPARVQVIGKDILRFHAIYWPAFLMSLGLELPKHIAAHGWWTRDGEKMSKSKGNVIDPKEVADAYGLDNFRYFMLREVPFGGDGDFSQKALIDRINSDLGNDLGNLLNRLIGMSGKYFEGVVDSSHVTKYYEAELHEVEVSLNKLEPLLFEMQIHRYLEELWRPLTVANKAIDKYQPWTMMKEGKEEEAMALNGLIANILSQVSIMLYPVMPQVCPKIATALGFTIDHNSWQQYIKNRQLLETFTIEKIPPLFPRIEELRLKQTTPEDTSVIPVSEKKEKKQETQKEEGVALIGIDQFFQTSLKIGTVIKAEEVPKSKKLLLLQVDLGEENPRQIVAGIKEWYSAEEILNTQVCVVANLKPAKLMGMISEGMLLAAKDEDGLCMIRPEKLKKSGTSIG